One genomic window of Pungitius pungitius chromosome 11, fPunPun2.1, whole genome shotgun sequence includes the following:
- the sostdc1a gene encoding sclerostin domain-containing protein 1a, translating to MHLSACESCHYLLVLCVLLRSCRAFRNDATELLFPRVTVPAPPEVQSNVTLNRARNGGRGAAGGAHDRGERGQIGCRELRSTKYISDGHCTSVNPIKELVCAGQCLPAQMLQNWIGGAYGRKRWSRGQDWRCVNDKTRTQRIQLQCQDGTARTYKITVVTSCKCKRFSRQHNESGGKFGEAALSSPPQIPQKHKSKSRRLPGKNRLSENWHDSEP from the exons ATGCACCTGAGCGCGTGCGAGTCGTGCCACTACCTGCTCGTGCTCTGCGTCCTCCTGAGGAGCTGCCGAGCCTTCCGGAACGATGCCACGGAGCTCCTGTTCCCGCGCGTAACCGTGCCGGCGCCGCCGGAGGTGCAGAGCAACGTGACCCTGAACCGTGCCCGGAACGGCGGGCGGGGAGCAGCCGGCGGCGCGCACGACCGAGGAG AGCGAGGCCAGATCGGCTGCAGGGAGCTGAGGTCCACCAAGTACATCTCCGACGGCCACTGCACCAGCGTCAACCCCATCAAGGAGCTGGTGTGCGCCGGCCAGTGCCTCCCGGCTCAGATGCTCCAGAACTGGATCGGCGGCGCGTACGGTCGGAAGCGGTGGAGCCGCGGCCAGGACTGGCGGTGCGTCAACGACAAGACCCGCACGCAGCGCATCCAGCTGCAGTGCCAGGACGGCACCGCGAGGACCTACAAAATCACCGTGGTCACCTCGTGCAAGTGCAAGAGGTTCTCGAGGCAGCACAACGAGTCGGGAGGGAAATTCGGGGAGGCGGCCCTGTCGTCGCCGCCGCAGATCCCGCAGAAGCACAAGTCCAAGAGCAGGAGGCTGCCGGGGAAGAACCGGCTGAGCGAGAACTGGCACGACAGCGAACCCTGA
- the ankmy2a gene encoding ankyrin repeat and MYND domain-containing protein 2a, with the protein MSAPKKGDLSPSEKELFEVITAGNVQEASRLLGCKDVGVNCLDENGMTPLMHAAYKGKADMCRLLLQHGADVNCNQHEHGYTALMFAGLSGKTDITWMMLDAGAETDVVNSVGRTAAQMAAFVGQHDCVTVINNFFSRARLDYYTKPQGLEKEPKLPPKLAGPLHKVIMSTNLNPVKMVMLVKENPLVAEAEALDKCRRVMELICEKCIKQQDMNEVLAMKMHYISCVLGKCASFLREREDKLDGLIKSLLKGRDGDGFPVHQEKFLRECIRKFPYCDATLLQQLVRSIAPVEIGNDPTALSVLTQAITGQVGFMDAEFCTTCGEKGAEKRCSVCKMVIYCDQACQKMHWFAHKKVCKTLQEQREEQEAEMRMQQSKEESAGAQEAADSMRALSVEAGAEAPPPQTSNPAPIPAADN; encoded by the exons ATGTCTGCACCTAAGAAGGGAGACTTGTCTCCAAGCGAGAAGGAGTTGTTTGAGGTGATCACTGCAG GAAACGTCCAAGAGGCTTCGAGGCTGCTGGGTTGCAAAGATGTTGGAGTTAACTGCCTGGATGAG AACGGGATGACCCCTCTCATGCACGCCGCTTACAAAGGAAAAGCCGACatgtgcaggctgctgctgcaacaCGGAGCGGACGTGAACTGCAACCAACACGAGCACGGATACACGGCGCTGATGTTTGCCGGCCTGTCGG GTAAGACCGACATCACGTGGATGATGCTGGACGCCGGCGCGGAGACGGACGTGGTCAACTCCGTGGGACGGACCGCCGCGCAGATGGCCGCCTTTGTCG GGCAACACGACTGTGTGACGGTGATCAACAACTTCTTCTCCCGGGCCAGACTGGACTACTACACCAAGCCCCAGGGTTTGGAGAAGGAACCCAAACTGCCGCCCAAACTGGCCGGGCCCCTCCACAAGGTCATCATGAGCACCAACCTGAACCCCGTCAAG ATGGTGATGCTGGTGAAGGAGAACCCCCTGGTGGCCGAGGCGGAGGCCCTGGACAAGTGCCGGCGGGTGATGGAGCTCATCTGCGAGAAGTGCATCAAGCAGCaggacatgaacgaggtgctgGCCATGAAGATGCACTACATCAGCTGCGTGCTGGGGAAGTGCGCGTCCTTCCTCAGGGAGCGCGAGGACAAGCTGGACGGCCTCATCAAGAG CCTGCTGAAGGGTCGGGACGGAGACGGCTTCCCCGTGCACCAGGAGAAGTTCCTCCGCGAGTGCATCCGCAAGTTCCCTTACTGCGACGccacgctgctgcagcagctggtgcgGAGCATCGCCCCCGTGGAGATT ggTAACGACCCCACGGCGCTGTCGGTGCTGACGCAGGCCATCACCGGCCAGGTGGGCTTCATGGACGCAGAGTTCTGCACCACGTGCGGCGAGAAGGGGGCCGAGAAGAGGTGCTCCGTTTGCAAGATG GTGATCTACTGCGACCAGGCCTGTCAGAAGATGCACTGGTTCGCCCACAAGAAGGTCTGCAAGACGCtgcaggagcagagagaggagcaggaggccgaGATGAGGATGCAGCAGAGCAAAG AGGAGAGCGCCGGCGCGCAGGAGGCCGCGGACTCCATGCGGGCGCTCTCGGTGGAGGCCGGCGCTGAGGCGCCCCCCCCGCAAACCTCAAACCCCGCCCCCATCCCGGCCGCCGACAACTGA
- the pkdc gene encoding uncharacterized protein pkdc isoform X1 — MNQHIWRCNVYSEQLRLGMKPEHQDLVLRACSASSLRVGATVQTLWSGYGEIVRLHLEGCDRPSVVVKHVKFPEEAAHPGGRNTDRSHARKVRSYQVETHWYRNYHTDPSCRTPACLAVCSHGDEMLIVLEDLDAAGYDQRWTSVKDREIKACLRWLAHFHALFLGVPPEGLWPVGTYWHLETRPDELEALDHAELKAAAGAIDEALNGCVFKTVVHGDAKLANFCFSRSGEDAAAVDFQYVGGGCGMKDVVYFLGSCMDERECEKRVPGLLDHYFTALKRSVKKKDVDLGALEREWREMFAFAWTDFHRFLLGWSPGHWKINRYSKQLTEEVLLKLKQKKQLSF; from the exons ATGAATCAACACATCTGGAGATGCAACGTTTACAGTGAACAG CTCCGACTGGGGATGAAACCAGAGCACCAGGACCTCGTCCTGCGGGCGTGCTCCGCGTCGTCGCTGCGTGTCGGTGCCACGGTGCAGACGCTGTGGAGCGGCTACGGGGAGATAGTCCGGCTGCACCTGGAGGGCTGCGACCGGCCGTCGGTGGTCGTCAAGCACGTCAAGTTTCCGGAGGAGGCCGCGCACCCCGGCGGCCGGAACACGGATCGCTCCCACGCGCGTAAAGTGAGGTCCTACCAGGTGGAGACGCACTGGTACCGAAACTATCACACCGACCCGAGCTGTCGGACTCCCGCCTGCCTGGCTGTTTGTTCCCATGGAGACGAGATGCTGATcgtgctggaggacctggacgCGGCGGGTTATGATCAGAGATG GACCAGCGTGAAGGACAGAGAAATAAAGGCCTGTCTGCGCTGGCTCGCCCACTTCCACGCGCTCTTCCTGGGCGTGCCGCCCGAGGGCCTGTGGCCCGTCGGCACCTACTGGCACCTGGAGACCCGTCCGGACGAGCTGGAGGCGCTGGACCACGCCGAGCTCAAAGCGGCGGCCGGCGCCATCGACGAGGCGCTGAACGGATGCGTCTTCAAGACCGTCGTCCACGGGGACGCCAAGTTGGCCAACTTCTGCTTCTCGCGGAGCGGGGAGGACGCGGCGGCCGTGGACTTCCAGTACGTCGGCGGGGGCTGCGGGATGAAGGACGTCGTGTATTTTTTAGGAAGTTGCATGGACGAGAGGGAGTGTGAGAAGAGGGTGCCGGGCCTATTGGACCACTATTTCACCGCGTTGAAGCGGTCCGTGAAGAAGAAGGACGTGGACCTCGGCGCCCTGGAGAGAGAGTGGAGGGAGATGTTTGCGTTTGCCTGGACAGATTTTCATCGCTTTCTGTTGGGATGGAGCCCCGGACACTGGAAGATCAACCGGTACAGTAAGCAGCTGACCGAGGAGGTTCTCCtcaaactgaaacaaaaaaaacagctttcctTCTGA
- the pkdc gene encoding uncharacterized protein pkdc isoform X2, which yields MKPEHQDLVLRACSASSLRVGATVQTLWSGYGEIVRLHLEGCDRPSVVVKHVKFPEEAAHPGGRNTDRSHARKVRSYQVETHWYRNYHTDPSCRTPACLAVCSHGDEMLIVLEDLDAAGYDQRWTSVKDREIKACLRWLAHFHALFLGVPPEGLWPVGTYWHLETRPDELEALDHAELKAAAGAIDEALNGCVFKTVVHGDAKLANFCFSRSGEDAAAVDFQYVGGGCGMKDVVYFLGSCMDERECEKRVPGLLDHYFTALKRSVKKKDVDLGALEREWREMFAFAWTDFHRFLLGWSPGHWKINRYSKQLTEEVLLKLKQKKQLSF from the exons ATGAAACCAGAGCACCAGGACCTCGTCCTGCGGGCGTGCTCCGCGTCGTCGCTGCGTGTCGGTGCCACGGTGCAGACGCTGTGGAGCGGCTACGGGGAGATAGTCCGGCTGCACCTGGAGGGCTGCGACCGGCCGTCGGTGGTCGTCAAGCACGTCAAGTTTCCGGAGGAGGCCGCGCACCCCGGCGGCCGGAACACGGATCGCTCCCACGCGCGTAAAGTGAGGTCCTACCAGGTGGAGACGCACTGGTACCGAAACTATCACACCGACCCGAGCTGTCGGACTCCCGCCTGCCTGGCTGTTTGTTCCCATGGAGACGAGATGCTGATcgtgctggaggacctggacgCGGCGGGTTATGATCAGAGATG GACCAGCGTGAAGGACAGAGAAATAAAGGCCTGTCTGCGCTGGCTCGCCCACTTCCACGCGCTCTTCCTGGGCGTGCCGCCCGAGGGCCTGTGGCCCGTCGGCACCTACTGGCACCTGGAGACCCGTCCGGACGAGCTGGAGGCGCTGGACCACGCCGAGCTCAAAGCGGCGGCCGGCGCCATCGACGAGGCGCTGAACGGATGCGTCTTCAAGACCGTCGTCCACGGGGACGCCAAGTTGGCCAACTTCTGCTTCTCGCGGAGCGGGGAGGACGCGGCGGCCGTGGACTTCCAGTACGTCGGCGGGGGCTGCGGGATGAAGGACGTCGTGTATTTTTTAGGAAGTTGCATGGACGAGAGGGAGTGTGAGAAGAGGGTGCCGGGCCTATTGGACCACTATTTCACCGCGTTGAAGCGGTCCGTGAAGAAGAAGGACGTGGACCTCGGCGCCCTGGAGAGAGAGTGGAGGGAGATGTTTGCGTTTGCCTGGACAGATTTTCATCGCTTTCTGTTGGGATGGAGCCCCGGACACTGGAAGATCAACCGGTACAGTAAGCAGCTGACCGAGGAGGTTCTCCtcaaactgaaacaaaaaaaacagctttcctTCTGA
- the herpud2 gene encoding homocysteine-responsive endoplasmic reticulum-resident ubiquitin-like domain member 2 protein isoform X2 has product MDSWAVDSPVTLVIKAPNQKYGDQTINCFLNWTVERLKSHISNVYPSKPLSKDQRLVYSGRLLQDHLQLRDVLRKDEYHMLHLVCASKSPPASPVPRPPAGASPDASSSDSAGSTPHASQPTPSSSSSSSSSTSEPGSYDGLRYRGGGIPQYNPQGPAGVPQWPDGAQVPLQGDLPGNMPPHPMYMPMQMLWWQQMYARHYYMQYQAAVAASQPPSAPAPSPPSPSPLPPAQPNEAVQPPLGPNPAPNPLPENQPANPIQMNAQGGAVLNDDELNRDWLDWLYTVSRAGVLLSIVYFYSSFSRFVMVVGAMLLVYLHQAGWFPFRPEQQNFRGGGGGGAERAGPPQEEAGRHQDIQEMERLMDEGMEDDDDGNNNNGEEGAGGPGDRAAAAVVPEPGFLTTAWSFVSTFFTSIVPEGRHQPAN; this is encoded by the exons ATGGACTCCTGGGCAGTTGATAGTCCGGTGACCTTGGTCATCAAGGCCCCCAACCAGAAGTATGGAGACCAGACCATTAACTGCTTCCTCAACTGGACCGTGGAGAGGCTGAAGAGTCACATCTCCAACGTGTACCCCAGCAAGCCG CTGTCCAAAGACCAGCGGCTGGTGTACTCAGGGAGGCTCCTTCAAGACCACCTGCAGCTCAGAGATGTGCTCAGAAAG GATGAATACCACATGTTGCACCTAGTGTGCGCCTCTAAAAGCCCCCCGGCCTCGCCCGTGCCCCGGCCCCCCGCCGGGGCCAGCCCCGACGCCAGC AGTTCAGACAGCGCCGGCTCCACCCCCCACGCCAGTCAGCcaaccccctcttcctcctcctcctcctcctcctctacctcggAGCCGGGAAGTTATGACGGGCTGAGGTATCGCGGCGGCGGCATCCCGCAGTACAACCCTCAGGGCCCCGCCGGTGTCCCTCAGTG GCCAGACGGAGCCCAGGTCCCTTTGCAGGGGGACCTCCCGGGCaacatgcccccccaccccatgtaCATGCCCATGCAGATGCTGTGGTGGCAACAGATGTATGCGCGCCACTACTACATGCAATA TCAGGCGGCAGTAGCCGCCTCCCAGCCTCCGAGCGCCCCCGCACCTTCCCCACCCTCCCCTTCGCCCCTCCCACCCGCCCAGCCCAACGAGGCCGTGCAGCCCCCGCTGGGGCCCAACCCGGCCCCCAACCCGCTGCCCGAGAACCAGCCGGCCAACCCCATCCAGATGAACGCGCAAGGGGGGGCGGTGCTGAATGACGACGAGCTGAACCGCGATTGGCTGGACTGGTTGTACACGGTGTCGCGCGCCGGCGTCCTGCTCAGCATCGTCTACTTCTACTCCTCCTTCAGCCGCTTCGTCATGGTGGTCGGCGCCATGCTGCTCGTCTACCT GCATCAGGCTGGTTGGTTTCCCTTTAGGCCggagcagcagaacttcagaggaggaggaggaggaggagcagaacgCGCCGGGCCTCCTCAGGAGGAGGCAGGGAGACACCAGGACATACAGGAAATG GAGCGCCTGATGGACGAGGGGATGGAGGACGATGACgacggcaacaacaacaacggtgaGGAAGGCGCCGGAGGTCCGGGGGACCGGGCCGCGGCTGCCGTCGTGCCCGAGCCCGGCTTCCTCACCACCGCCTGGTCCTTCGTTAGCACCTTCTTCACCTCCATCGTCCCAGAGGGAAGGCACCAACCGGCCAACTAG
- the herpud2 gene encoding homocysteine-responsive endoplasmic reticulum-resident ubiquitin-like domain member 2 protein isoform X1, translating into MDSWAVDSPVTLVIKAPNQKYGDQTINCFLNWTVERLKSHISNVYPSKPLSKDQRLVYSGRLLQDHLQLRDVLRKQDEYHMLHLVCASKSPPASPVPRPPAGASPDASSSDSAGSTPHASQPTPSSSSSSSSSTSEPGSYDGLRYRGGGIPQYNPQGPAGVPQWPDGAQVPLQGDLPGNMPPHPMYMPMQMLWWQQMYARHYYMQYQAAVAASQPPSAPAPSPPSPSPLPPAQPNEAVQPPLGPNPAPNPLPENQPANPIQMNAQGGAVLNDDELNRDWLDWLYTVSRAGVLLSIVYFYSSFSRFVMVVGAMLLVYLHQAGWFPFRPEQQNFRGGGGGGAERAGPPQEEAGRHQDIQEMERLMDEGMEDDDDGNNNNGEEGAGGPGDRAAAAVVPEPGFLTTAWSFVSTFFTSIVPEGRHQPAN; encoded by the exons ATGGACTCCTGGGCAGTTGATAGTCCGGTGACCTTGGTCATCAAGGCCCCCAACCAGAAGTATGGAGACCAGACCATTAACTGCTTCCTCAACTGGACCGTGGAGAGGCTGAAGAGTCACATCTCCAACGTGTACCCCAGCAAGCCG CTGTCCAAAGACCAGCGGCTGGTGTACTCAGGGAGGCTCCTTCAAGACCACCTGCAGCTCAGAGATGTGCTCAGAAAG CAGGATGAATACCACATGTTGCACCTAGTGTGCGCCTCTAAAAGCCCCCCGGCCTCGCCCGTGCCCCGGCCCCCCGCCGGGGCCAGCCCCGACGCCAGC AGTTCAGACAGCGCCGGCTCCACCCCCCACGCCAGTCAGCcaaccccctcttcctcctcctcctcctcctcctctacctcggAGCCGGGAAGTTATGACGGGCTGAGGTATCGCGGCGGCGGCATCCCGCAGTACAACCCTCAGGGCCCCGCCGGTGTCCCTCAGTG GCCAGACGGAGCCCAGGTCCCTTTGCAGGGGGACCTCCCGGGCaacatgcccccccaccccatgtaCATGCCCATGCAGATGCTGTGGTGGCAACAGATGTATGCGCGCCACTACTACATGCAATA TCAGGCGGCAGTAGCCGCCTCCCAGCCTCCGAGCGCCCCCGCACCTTCCCCACCCTCCCCTTCGCCCCTCCCACCCGCCCAGCCCAACGAGGCCGTGCAGCCCCCGCTGGGGCCCAACCCGGCCCCCAACCCGCTGCCCGAGAACCAGCCGGCCAACCCCATCCAGATGAACGCGCAAGGGGGGGCGGTGCTGAATGACGACGAGCTGAACCGCGATTGGCTGGACTGGTTGTACACGGTGTCGCGCGCCGGCGTCCTGCTCAGCATCGTCTACTTCTACTCCTCCTTCAGCCGCTTCGTCATGGTGGTCGGCGCCATGCTGCTCGTCTACCT GCATCAGGCTGGTTGGTTTCCCTTTAGGCCggagcagcagaacttcagaggaggaggaggaggaggagcagaacgCGCCGGGCCTCCTCAGGAGGAGGCAGGGAGACACCAGGACATACAGGAAATG GAGCGCCTGATGGACGAGGGGATGGAGGACGATGACgacggcaacaacaacaacggtgaGGAAGGCGCCGGAGGTCCGGGGGACCGGGCCGCGGCTGCCGTCGTGCCCGAGCCCGGCTTCCTCACCACCGCCTGGTCCTTCGTTAGCACCTTCTTCACCTCCATCGTCCCAGAGGGAAGGCACCAACCGGCCAACTAG